A single genomic interval of Klebsiella sp. RHBSTW-00484 harbors:
- a CDS encoding Ig-like domain-containing protein: MKCRAILLAPLIAFSFTAQAEIAELRFNDTQNQPKIVVPSVQWINPATSFEADVISGLDRYVQLSLLNVNGASLWSTKSSKVTVDDRMTSSSGYDYYGKRLSVPAFGEDNYTLREVITDLQNNEISRRDYVISIDRTPPKTSTIGYTRNGWQYGSEAIFTSVPSGMQYASVQALVFSGLSDSRSGLDRAEYFLVDSNGVERKRGAVINLVDNSVTVQNTTASDPALAPASQSEYRMGLYVYDKAGNKASVSRQSVIDRVNPPSVLQVLNTRTNTWENYSAGITVYSNPISLRVLRNKSNFTAANKTSFGWADANYQSSDSTYNIYSFNFVFPSTGDIYHEFQTLAGGVRRYHHSELSFTPSPTMELAPKVTSKEIFRSDTGKWSSATGNVRTAKFTQIRVTTEPRNYVQRVAANSNRNWYCLIPVGSTGCTMNVDYTFTSDKGMQYIHLVSGKDGTAIYDNLAGAFVVIWDNNPPVINAVKINRMDKNVTMTVTDDDRINGWQIGAWDTREFGVVLKTETGNVIDLPARTWTESDFKTKNAVISYADLPDGKYTVLSAYARDLVGNTANYVINDLLTIDSTAPLISYRYLNDDPEGKLVKGLENLRISVADPSGDASLESLVLSGGPNSEQVTLAYSSQGSGVYTPEYPRIFPVIAKEDGIYTIEAHAVDASGNRSSKKLNFLYQPANMITLDRLRTLATAAALKTTDNQPLAFIRTSVLRRKDGSVITGQLNGTLSVRKDADFPVSVAGVTVAPGETKAIIFDMGQGEERIYSVTPGKSGVSGTSEFAVEFPQF, from the coding sequence ATGAAATGCAGGGCGATACTTTTAGCACCACTCATAGCTTTTTCGTTTACGGCACAAGCTGAGATTGCAGAGTTAAGATTCAATGACACTCAGAATCAACCAAAGATTGTTGTTCCATCTGTGCAGTGGATTAATCCAGCAACCTCATTCGAGGCTGATGTAATCTCCGGCTTAGACCGGTACGTCCAGTTGTCGTTACTTAATGTCAACGGTGCAAGCTTGTGGAGCACGAAAAGTAGCAAAGTTACGGTTGATGACCGTATGACCTCCAGTAGCGGGTATGACTATTATGGAAAAAGGTTAAGTGTCCCTGCGTTTGGTGAAGATAATTACACCCTGAGGGAAGTGATCACAGATCTCCAAAATAATGAAATTTCTCGCCGGGACTACGTTATATCTATCGACCGCACTCCCCCTAAAACTAGCACAATTGGATATACGCGAAATGGATGGCAATATGGTAGCGAAGCCATCTTTACCAGCGTTCCTTCAGGTATGCAGTATGCCTCTGTTCAGGCTCTCGTCTTTTCAGGCCTTTCAGACAGTCGCTCTGGTCTCGACCGGGCTGAGTACTTTCTTGTCGATTCGAACGGCGTTGAACGAAAGAGAGGGGCTGTAATTAACCTGGTCGATAATTCAGTAACCGTCCAAAATACTACTGCGAGCGATCCAGCCCTGGCGCCAGCTTCTCAGTCTGAATACCGTATGGGCCTTTATGTTTATGACAAGGCAGGAAATAAAGCATCAGTAAGCAGACAAAGTGTGATTGATCGGGTCAACCCTCCTTCTGTTCTACAGGTGCTTAATACCAGGACAAATACCTGGGAAAACTACTCAGCTGGGATAACTGTTTACAGTAATCCAATATCATTGCGGGTACTCAGGAATAAAAGTAACTTTACTGCTGCTAATAAAACAAGCTTTGGGTGGGCAGATGCCAATTATCAAAGTTCTGACAGCACATATAATATTTATTCGTTCAATTTTGTTTTCCCCAGTACCGGTGATATTTATCACGAATTCCAGACACTTGCGGGAGGCGTTCGTCGGTACCATCACTCTGAGTTATCTTTCACTCCTTCCCCAACCATGGAACTTGCACCAAAGGTCACAAGCAAAGAAATTTTTCGTAGTGATACCGGTAAATGGAGCAGTGCTACTGGGAATGTAAGAACTGCCAAATTTACCCAAATACGCGTGACTACCGAACCTCGTAACTATGTACAACGGGTTGCAGCTAATTCGAACCGTAACTGGTACTGCCTTATCCCGGTAGGAAGCACTGGTTGTACCATGAACGTGGATTATACCTTTACTTCCGATAAGGGGATGCAATACATCCATCTGGTCTCAGGTAAAGACGGTACTGCTATTTATGATAATCTGGCTGGGGCATTCGTAGTGATTTGGGATAACAACCCACCGGTTATTAACGCCGTAAAAATTAACCGTATGGATAAAAATGTAACCATGACGGTTACTGATGATGACCGGATAAATGGATGGCAAATAGGAGCATGGGATACCCGAGAATTTGGCGTGGTGCTTAAAACCGAAACGGGGAATGTGATTGACCTACCCGCCAGGACATGGACAGAGAGTGATTTTAAAACAAAAAACGCGGTCATTTCCTATGCTGATCTGCCGGACGGCAAATATACCGTTCTGTCCGCCTATGCAAGAGATCTTGTGGGCAACACGGCAAACTACGTGATAAATGATTTGCTTACCATTGACTCCACTGCCCCTCTAATTTCCTACCGGTATCTGAATGATGATCCTGAAGGCAAACTGGTTAAGGGACTAGAAAACCTCAGAATTAGTGTAGCTGACCCTTCAGGTGACGCCTCGCTTGAATCACTGGTGTTGAGCGGTGGACCAAACAGTGAACAGGTGACATTAGCTTATTCCAGTCAGGGCTCAGGAGTTTATACGCCAGAGTACCCGCGTATCTTTCCCGTAATAGCAAAAGAGGATGGCATTTATACAATTGAAGCTCACGCAGTCGATGCCTCTGGAAACCGGTCCTCGAAAAAGCTCAATTTCCTCTATCAACCAGCAAACATGATCACTCTGGACAGGCTACGTACCCTTGCTACTGCGGCTGCACTAAAGACCACGGATAACCAGCCACTGGCTTTTATCCGGACAAGCGTACTTCGCCGAAAGGATGGTTCTGTCATTACTGGGCAGTTAAACGGTACGCTGTCCGTGCGGAAAGATGCTGACTTCCCGGTAAGTGTAGCTGGCGTAACCGTTGCGCCAGGAGAGACAAAGGCAATCATTTTTGATATGGGGCAGGGTGAAGAACGTATTTATTCTGTCACACCAGGAAAGAGTGGCGTTTCTGGTACATCTGAGTTTGCCGTGGAATTCCCGCAGTTCTGA
- a CDS encoding Ig-like domain-containing protein codes for MRKILTGCIIATAISSTYPAAAQIFSYSYTDTNQLAMTLKPATQSYLNPAGALTLNLISGLDRYERVTVTRDSDKKVMYSGLTAKISVADRIVAADGTEYYGKDMGLPALGEGSFTVINDTLDLQQAVVSSTTYRFTIDTTAPKYTSIYPSQNAGYDMVLSGPLWELGRGGSGQFSIFADGVDDAYGIDKIRLVIKRSNGTVVSDNTLSYDTAAKRAFYPWIKEAVTQPGMPTSDLNEEFTFNFIITDKAGNTLNIPPQRFLFDDQIGEYTPFAVHDSRVSTSVVPGISSGYVPFVRGLSVLENPYRMVIRIPRTNWQPYRNGGITILNNYGGSKVISEDTTYVYVEVKLPQGTLDGNYYRPVNRYQWAGGGLTQYASWLNWDPAAVKSPAWGSPAIERQKSDGTWFNSVDWKNFLASDMPVNLTKIRFTVQARPYEQAITGSATCKIPAGSTSCTVDLTQAITNGTTGYIHTAYEVRSTTESTFFMPLWENIAWHTKGPTVTGYNYNDATNILQVFVNEPGDGWYFDAVKLSRVWLSDKSRNNADINVTGKQTGRNTATGNYTYDFNLKQIPEGSYNVQLNAQDSFSNTGSLAYKTVTVDNSPPSISINYENKPITSNVTVFGLENVRIQLADTLTKPSLTRMTLRGGPVSDAVELSWVNLGNDLYTPNYPKIFPSLNDGETYTLTVYAKDEMNNVKESAVEFNYLPNNLVRLENLKTISVSTALKTSDNTPLAVLYASQLRKKDGSIATGKQDAILTVRKDAAFGVTVNGVSAAPGESKNVQLDLGLGDSRSFPIFPSISGVSGTSEFMLNIEELK; via the coding sequence ATGCGTAAAATACTGACAGGCTGTATCATTGCCACGGCCATCTCTTCAACTTATCCGGCGGCGGCTCAGATTTTCAGTTATTCCTATACCGACACCAATCAGCTGGCAATGACGCTTAAGCCTGCAACGCAGAGCTATCTCAATCCGGCTGGCGCCCTGACCCTAAACTTAATTTCCGGTCTAGACCGGTACGAACGTGTGACTGTAACCAGGGACAGTGATAAAAAGGTTATGTATTCGGGACTAACGGCCAAGATAAGTGTTGCAGACCGCATTGTTGCTGCCGACGGCACAGAGTATTACGGAAAGGACATGGGGTTACCTGCACTTGGTGAAGGGTCTTTCACGGTAATCAATGACACGCTAGATCTCCAGCAAGCCGTCGTAAGTTCCACAACGTATCGTTTCACCATCGATACTACAGCGCCGAAGTACACCAGCATATACCCAAGCCAGAACGCAGGCTATGACATGGTCCTGAGTGGACCACTTTGGGAGCTCGGTCGCGGAGGTTCTGGCCAGTTTTCCATCTTTGCTGACGGCGTTGATGATGCGTATGGCATAGACAAGATCCGGTTGGTCATCAAGCGCAGCAATGGAACAGTCGTTTCCGATAATACACTCAGCTACGACACGGCGGCAAAACGTGCCTTTTACCCCTGGATAAAGGAAGCGGTCACTCAACCTGGCATGCCCACCAGCGATCTCAATGAAGAATTCACCTTCAATTTTATCATCACTGATAAGGCCGGAAACACGCTGAATATTCCTCCGCAGCGCTTTTTATTTGATGACCAGATAGGTGAATATACGCCCTTTGCGGTCCATGACTCACGAGTCAGTACGAGTGTGGTTCCAGGGATCTCTTCAGGGTACGTACCGTTTGTGCGGGGGCTCTCTGTACTCGAAAACCCGTACCGGATGGTCATTCGTATTCCCCGAACTAACTGGCAGCCATACCGTAACGGCGGCATCACCATTCTTAACAATTATGGCGGCTCTAAGGTTATTTCAGAAGACACGACCTATGTGTACGTAGAAGTGAAGCTCCCACAGGGTACTCTGGATGGAAACTACTATCGCCCTGTGAACAGGTACCAATGGGCCGGTGGCGGTCTGACTCAGTACGCCTCCTGGCTGAACTGGGACCCGGCGGCGGTAAAAAGTCCTGCGTGGGGGAGTCCTGCGATTGAGCGACAGAAGTCTGACGGCACTTGGTTCAATAGCGTCGACTGGAAAAATTTTCTGGCTTCAGATATGCCGGTGAACCTAACCAAGATCCGTTTCACTGTGCAAGCACGCCCCTACGAACAAGCAATTACCGGCAGTGCCACCTGCAAGATCCCTGCCGGGTCAACGTCGTGTACTGTCGACCTGACACAGGCGATTACAAACGGTACCACCGGCTATATACATACTGCCTATGAAGTGCGTTCGACAACCGAGTCCACCTTCTTCATGCCGCTCTGGGAAAACATCGCCTGGCATACAAAGGGGCCCACAGTTACTGGCTACAACTACAATGATGCGACCAACATTCTTCAGGTATTCGTCAACGAGCCAGGAGACGGATGGTATTTCGATGCCGTTAAACTGAGCCGGGTGTGGTTGTCTGACAAATCCCGCAATAACGCGGATATCAACGTGACAGGAAAACAAACGGGGCGTAACACAGCAACCGGGAATTATACTTACGACTTCAACCTGAAACAGATCCCGGAGGGCAGCTATAACGTGCAGCTCAACGCCCAGGATTCTTTCAGCAACACGGGAAGCTTAGCCTACAAAACCGTGACGGTCGATAACTCGCCGCCGTCCATCAGTATCAACTACGAAAACAAACCTATCACCAGCAACGTGACAGTGTTCGGCTTGGAAAACGTCCGAATTCAGCTCGCAGATACTCTGACCAAACCCTCGTTAACTCGCATGACGCTTCGAGGTGGACCGGTATCTGATGCTGTTGAGTTGTCCTGGGTAAATCTCGGAAATGATCTCTATACACCGAATTACCCGAAGATCTTCCCGTCACTTAATGACGGTGAAACCTACACGTTGACCGTGTATGCCAAAGACGAGATGAACAACGTTAAAGAAAGCGCCGTCGAATTTAACTACCTGCCGAACAACCTGGTACGTCTGGAGAACCTTAAGACCATCTCCGTCAGTACCGCCCTGAAAACGTCCGACAACACGCCGCTGGCTGTACTGTATGCCAGCCAGCTGCGCAAGAAGGACGGTTCTATCGCAACAGGGAAACAGGACGCGATACTGACGGTACGTAAGGATGCGGCCTTCGGCGTTACGGTGAATGGGGTTTCCGCAGCACCAGGGGAGAGCAAAAACGTTCAGCTGGATCTGGGTCTGGGTGACAGCCGCAGCTTCCCGATTTTCCCATCGATTTCCGGCGTCAGCGGAACGTCAGAATTTATGCTGAATATCGAGGAACTGAAGTAA
- a CDS encoding ParB/RepB/Spo0J family partition protein, protein MSDLMTDSQQTNSRVFKSPLVSFSTVTGSGRFVSGMKQFRDANPDLCNEVTEQKAWAINPSVVQISPGFNSREMGMGEAYYQLPEVVDHLNNIKCAFIRGDYVDPIRVLIKDGIPYVCQGHCRLKAALMAQAEGHTDLTILCIEMKADEISCELTTIDGNRGLALSPVALGESYRRLQALGGWSLDRIAEREGKSSTTIAALIRLTGCSVYIKKLIHADAISYVAVLSLIDEFGETEAISRIEKMIAELEKADSSGIKIKKTPRGSIRVVPSDFKPARVPPVLATKAVEGVKLITTSLLQKLGDIQLPEVTDSSEDEEISFTLNRSMLEMLKNLQSEITEAENKQLRRVENRQARLKGEKVTYKSAKNTNTGGEPQSEAPPAQA, encoded by the coding sequence ATGAGTGATCTGATGACTGATTCCCAGCAAACTAACTCACGGGTCTTTAAATCACCCCTCGTGTCATTTTCAACAGTGACAGGTTCCGGCCGATTCGTCAGTGGCATGAAGCAGTTCCGCGACGCGAACCCTGACCTTTGTAATGAAGTCACTGAACAAAAAGCTTGGGCTATCAACCCTTCAGTGGTTCAAATCTCGCCAGGCTTCAACTCCCGTGAGATGGGGATGGGGGAGGCATATTACCAGCTGCCGGAAGTCGTAGATCATCTCAATAACATCAAGTGTGCATTCATCCGGGGTGATTACGTTGACCCTATACGCGTTCTGATCAAAGACGGTATTCCGTACGTTTGCCAGGGCCATTGCCGTTTAAAAGCGGCTTTAATGGCTCAGGCAGAAGGACATACTGACCTCACCATTCTTTGCATCGAGATGAAAGCCGATGAGATCAGCTGCGAACTGACGACAATTGACGGGAACCGTGGTCTGGCTCTTTCTCCAGTGGCACTGGGTGAATCCTACAGACGTCTTCAGGCGCTGGGCGGATGGTCGCTTGATCGTATTGCCGAACGTGAGGGCAAGAGTAGTACAACCATTGCTGCTCTCATTCGTCTGACCGGATGCTCTGTCTACATCAAAAAATTAATCCATGCCGATGCTATTTCCTATGTTGCAGTCCTATCCCTTATTGATGAGTTCGGTGAAACGGAAGCCATCTCTCGTATCGAAAAAATGATCGCCGAGCTTGAGAAAGCTGATTCAAGCGGTATCAAGATTAAGAAGACGCCACGTGGCAGTATTCGTGTTGTCCCTTCCGATTTTAAACCGGCACGTGTTCCACCTGTTCTCGCCACAAAAGCCGTAGAAGGGGTCAAACTCATCACTACGAGTTTGTTGCAGAAACTCGGTGATATCCAACTTCCCGAAGTGACCGACTCCAGCGAAGATGAAGAAATTTCCTTTACGTTGAACCGAAGCATGCTGGAGATGCTCAAGAACCTGCAAAGTGAGATCACTGAAGCAGAAAACAAGCAGCTTCGCCGGGTCGAAAATCGGCAAGCTCGATTGAAAGGGGAGAAAGTGACTTACAAATCCGCGAAAAACACAAATACTGGCGGAGAACCACAATCTGAAGCACCACCAGCACAGGCTTGA
- a CDS encoding DUF4942 domain-containing protein, producing MSAVESNFPQIGAPGNSLVACMPLTGLSVNEDNFLPEMREELGIIASQVESYNEELSLLRSMSTQFMKYGNQKLYSYLSGYNHLISETDALYAENALRSEYWKRVMALTDVLSVMSDEKKNEWDKQFTADRYHRPPQEIPEFTLDAVVATVVTLLNDRHQFIKERVYAVFQSLSRHHKTNKAFGFSTRMITVGVCEGVKDKWVKLKVEFKESGLMPLSELRVICSYFRGETVKPVYDTKKMVENMVGHAGFRNWISLDGNSIRFRVYKNGSMHIDVHPDIAERLNNILAAIVPLALPTERLAHYKATLQEFPALKRCIDFHSRMQLAELEFTRNEKEWSSWTSLGYAGEFADKTRQVNAEVLRFLGARITSYHVTFDYDPTEVMRFIGHMGAMPDIVSHQFYPSSLRLSEYVASIIATGEGERLLEPSIGHGDLLQCFPKSVNVTGIELDTLNCLVSRAKGYDTTEADFLAWSAANPNQKFDCVVMNPPFADNRAKLHLLAAASHLVSGGRLAAVLPLSLQGIDNLLGEGYRAEWMDTFDNEFDNTAVSVRVLYVECL from the coding sequence ATGTCTGCTGTTGAATCTAATTTCCCCCAAATTGGCGCCCCAGGGAACTCTCTGGTCGCTTGTATGCCCCTAACTGGCCTCAGTGTTAACGAGGATAACTTTCTGCCCGAAATGCGGGAAGAGCTTGGCATCATTGCCAGCCAGGTCGAATCCTATAACGAAGAGCTTAGTTTACTGAGGTCCATGTCCACTCAGTTTATGAAATACGGAAATCAGAAGCTCTATTCCTACCTCTCGGGCTATAACCATCTCATTTCAGAAACAGATGCCCTGTACGCAGAAAATGCACTTCGTTCTGAGTACTGGAAGCGGGTAATGGCCCTTACCGATGTGCTGTCCGTGATGTCTGACGAAAAAAAGAACGAATGGGACAAGCAATTTACTGCTGACCGGTATCACCGGCCTCCGCAAGAGATCCCTGAGTTTACACTCGACGCAGTAGTTGCCACGGTTGTCACATTGCTCAATGACCGGCATCAGTTCATTAAAGAGCGCGTCTATGCCGTTTTTCAATCATTAAGCCGTCACCACAAAACCAATAAAGCTTTTGGTTTCTCAACCCGCATGATCACCGTCGGTGTCTGTGAAGGGGTGAAAGACAAGTGGGTAAAACTTAAAGTTGAATTCAAAGAATCAGGACTCATGCCACTGTCGGAACTGCGGGTGATCTGTTCTTATTTCCGGGGAGAAACAGTTAAACCGGTCTATGACACGAAAAAAATGGTTGAGAATATGGTTGGTCATGCTGGGTTCAGAAATTGGATCAGCCTGGATGGCAACAGTATTCGTTTTCGGGTTTACAAGAATGGTTCGATGCACATTGATGTACATCCTGATATTGCAGAACGGCTTAACAACATTCTTGCTGCCATTGTCCCTCTGGCGCTGCCTACTGAACGCTTAGCCCATTACAAAGCCACGTTGCAGGAGTTCCCGGCACTGAAACGCTGCATCGATTTTCATTCACGGATGCAGCTCGCAGAGCTGGAATTCACTCGGAATGAAAAGGAATGGTCCAGCTGGACATCGCTCGGTTATGCCGGTGAGTTCGCTGATAAAACGCGGCAGGTGAACGCGGAGGTTCTGCGGTTCCTCGGTGCCCGGATTACTAGCTACCATGTGACATTTGATTATGACCCGACCGAAGTGATGCGCTTCATCGGTCATATGGGTGCCATGCCCGATATTGTATCCCACCAGTTTTACCCTTCATCGCTGCGACTCAGTGAATACGTCGCATCCATTATTGCGACCGGGGAGGGGGAGCGACTGCTAGAGCCAAGCATCGGGCACGGGGATTTGCTGCAATGTTTTCCTAAGAGCGTCAACGTTACCGGCATCGAACTGGATACACTAAATTGTCTGGTCTCCCGAGCTAAAGGTTACGATACAACGGAGGCCGATTTTCTGGCATGGTCAGCAGCGAACCCAAATCAGAAATTCGACTGCGTGGTGATGAACCCACCTTTTGCTGACAACCGGGCTAAACTCCATCTACTGGCCGCTGCGTCTCATCTCGTTTCCGGCGGGCGTTTAGCGGCCGTCCTGCCGCTATCCCTTCAGGGGATCGATAACCTGCTGGGCGAGGGATACCGTGCTGAATGGATGGACACCTTCGATAACGAGTTTGACAACACTGCCGTCTCCGTCCGTGTTCTGTATGTAGAATGCCTTTAA
- a CDS encoding DNA-binding protein, giving the protein MMPNQIPNNPTLPKNFDITPNEKRSKAQLDAWWDHPYCVTHNEKFHVYCLNGGAWDRPTWLAQADTYDEACELAERKQAEWVARREQPIYYMTFEPPFQMVRQPQRPDHDAVVVVSFETKEELDAWSAAQQ; this is encoded by the coding sequence ATGATGCCTAACCAGATCCCGAACAACCCTACACTTCCGAAGAATTTCGACATTACGCCTAACGAGAAGCGCAGCAAGGCCCAGCTCGATGCCTGGTGGGATCATCCTTACTGCGTCACCCATAACGAGAAATTTCACGTGTACTGTCTGAACGGCGGGGCGTGGGATAGGCCGACATGGCTGGCTCAGGCTGACACGTATGATGAGGCCTGTGAACTGGCAGAACGGAAACAAGCTGAGTGGGTGGCACGCCGGGAACAGCCTATTTACTATATGACCTTTGAGCCGCCTTTTCAGATGGTGCGACAGCCGCAACGCCCTGATCATGATGCTGTAGTAGTTGTGTCGTTCGAAACGAAGGAAGAACTGGACGCCTGGAGCGCAGCGCAGCAATAA
- a CDS encoding DNA adenine methylase: MLKGEYALRKHTPIIKWAGGKTKLMPFISQHFPHDQSRRWVEPFIGGGAVFLNMFATDALLADSNPDLINLYRNIQRNKSAFIREVNLLAEREFDKEDYLKLRNTFNSTSLDDAPLQRAVLFYAMNRLGYNGLCRYNLKRKYSVPWGNRSKLTLDPQKVDYLSFRLSGVELTTADFGLTLESAGGCDQIYCDPPYDKISKTSFVSYDGIPFNKSAHVKLADMLVAAHRKGASVAISNSLTPFTLELYEERGFEIHTLNAYRSVGSQSKSRKKEKEILAVLR, encoded by the coding sequence ATGCTTAAAGGAGAATACGCGTTGCGAAAACATACACCAATCATCAAATGGGCGGGGGGTAAAACCAAACTGATGCCATTCATCAGTCAGCATTTCCCACATGATCAGAGCCGTCGGTGGGTCGAACCATTTATCGGCGGGGGCGCTGTGTTCCTTAACATGTTTGCCACCGATGCACTCTTGGCAGACAGTAATCCGGATCTAATCAATCTGTACCGCAACATCCAGCGGAATAAATCGGCATTCATCAGAGAAGTGAATCTTCTGGCGGAAAGGGAATTTGATAAAGAGGATTACTTAAAGCTGAGGAACACGTTTAACAGCACCAGTTTGGATGATGCCCCGCTGCAACGAGCAGTCCTTTTCTACGCAATGAACCGACTCGGATATAACGGCCTGTGTCGTTACAATCTGAAACGTAAGTACTCAGTTCCGTGGGGGAATCGATCCAAGTTAACTCTGGACCCCCAGAAAGTCGATTATCTCTCATTCAGACTTTCTGGCGTTGAGCTGACAACCGCAGATTTTGGTCTGACGTTGGAGAGTGCTGGTGGTTGTGACCAAATTTATTGCGATCCGCCTTATGATAAAATCAGCAAAACCAGCTTTGTCAGTTATGACGGCATACCGTTCAATAAGAGCGCACATGTTAAACTGGCGGATATGCTGGTGGCAGCTCATCGTAAAGGGGCTTCAGTGGCCATATCCAACAGCTTGACTCCCTTTACGCTGGAGCTCTATGAAGAACGCGGTTTTGAAATTCATACTCTCAATGCTTACCGTTCTGTCGGCAGTCAATCAAAATCGCGAAAAAAGGAAAAAGAGATCCTGGCTGTCCTTCGTTAA